Proteins encoded by one window of Akkermansia muciniphila ATCC BAA-835:
- a CDS encoding C39 family peptidase, which yields MRFISAILPFLSVCCLLPSAWGAGNMAPDLKSGAFWKLPQPDLFGKYFNGEPGGWVDKGKTQLRIAKPSIKIGDMSLGEMLVNWKDGAPQSMTVMMYNKGDNGAIGKDEFDKRLELIKESLTALTGIQPKEYRASRKEAVVKVNGWSWIWDNGAITLEINTSREGREFEAEFIRMKAGPTEDSIARGDASSRARKADIKQHVRKEGKRVVIQDIPMVDQGQKGYCVVATAARIFAYYGMDYVDQHELASLANTSADGGTNTAAMAENLKKIGTRFQIRIKVLDSLANSRDFRNLLKAYNRAASKLKKEKVENEHDWSGFWDNADGEVLKLARAGSPSQVDRWLNAIRPYIMAGIPVFWSVQLGIVPEPLRLSQTRGGHLRLIIGFDEEKKTLIFSDSWGAAHTEKEMPLADAIAITTGRQVMQPSK from the coding sequence ATGCGATTTATCTCTGCCATTCTGCCTTTCCTTTCAGTCTGCTGCCTTCTTCCCTCCGCCTGGGGCGCGGGCAACATGGCGCCGGATTTAAAGTCTGGTGCGTTCTGGAAGCTGCCTCAGCCGGATTTGTTCGGAAAGTATTTTAACGGAGAGCCCGGCGGCTGGGTGGATAAAGGCAAGACCCAGCTCCGGATTGCGAAGCCCTCCATCAAGATAGGGGACATGTCCCTGGGGGAAATGCTGGTGAACTGGAAGGACGGAGCCCCCCAGTCAATGACTGTCATGATGTACAACAAGGGGGATAACGGGGCCATTGGCAAGGATGAATTTGACAAGCGCCTGGAGCTCATCAAGGAATCCCTGACCGCTCTTACCGGGATTCAGCCCAAGGAGTACCGGGCCTCCCGTAAGGAGGCGGTAGTCAAAGTCAACGGCTGGTCCTGGATTTGGGACAACGGGGCGATTACCCTGGAGATCAATACATCGCGGGAGGGCAGGGAGTTTGAAGCGGAATTTATCCGGATGAAGGCCGGTCCCACGGAAGATTCCATCGCGAGGGGAGATGCTTCTTCCCGGGCCAGAAAGGCGGATATCAAGCAGCACGTCAGGAAAGAAGGAAAGCGGGTGGTGATTCAGGATATTCCCATGGTGGACCAGGGCCAGAAAGGTTATTGCGTGGTGGCTACCGCCGCCCGCATTTTTGCCTATTATGGAATGGACTATGTGGATCAGCATGAACTGGCTTCCCTGGCCAATACCTCTGCGGACGGAGGCACTAATACGGCGGCAATGGCGGAAAACCTGAAAAAAATCGGGACGCGCTTCCAGATACGGATCAAAGTGCTGGATTCCCTGGCGAATTCCCGTGATTTCAGGAATCTGCTGAAAGCCTATAACCGCGCTGCCTCCAAGCTGAAAAAAGAGAAGGTGGAAAATGAACATGACTGGTCCGGTTTCTGGGACAATGCGGACGGAGAAGTCCTGAAGCTGGCGCGTGCCGGATCACCGTCCCAGGTGGACAGGTGGCTCAATGCCATCAGGCCCTATATCATGGCGGGCATCCCCGTGTTTTGGTCCGTGCAGCTTGGCATTGTTCCGGAACCGTTGCGTTTGTCCCAGACGCGCGGAGGCCATTTGAGGCTGATTATCGGTTTTGACGAGGAAAAGAAAACGCTTATCTTTTCAGATTCCTGGGGGGCCGCCCATACGGAGAAGGAAATGCCGCTGGCGGATGCCATCGCCATTACGACGGGGCGGCAGGTCATGCAGCCTTCCAAATAA
- a CDS encoding PEP-CTERM sorting domain-containing protein (PEP-CTERM proteins occur, often in large numbers, in the proteomes of bacteria that also encode an exosortase, a predicted intramembrane cysteine proteinase. The presence of a PEP-CTERM domain at a protein's C-terminus predicts cleavage within the sorting domain, followed by covalent anchoring to some some component of the (usually Gram-negative) cell surface. Many PEP-CTERM proteins exhibit an unusual sequence composition that includes large numbers of potential glycosylation sites. Expression of one such protein has been shown restore the ability of a bacterium to form floc, a type of biofilm.) → MKLSTFCILCCLSAGLSQAATYVWSGAAGNGIYGNSNNWTVNGAPNGYYPQSNSDTAIIGENAGTITWSTGQSYFGATNTVQIDSGSTLLCTTEIGDLNVNSFTLKGNSQLIFESSNALGLGRDFTLNFGTFTAEEHGSWVATNLPSFWTNGKTVTFVGTLDMNNLSGSGTIELASIKSSQLGGNLNLDLSGLDITGNNQIQADVTQVTENDIIKVLINYETVPEPTTATLSLLGLGGLLLRRKRQ, encoded by the coding sequence ATGAAATTATCTACATTCTGCATCTTATGTTGCCTTTCCGCAGGTCTTTCCCAGGCTGCCACCTACGTCTGGAGCGGAGCGGCAGGGAACGGAATTTACGGAAATTCCAACAACTGGACGGTCAACGGCGCGCCGAACGGCTATTATCCGCAAAGCAATAGTGATACCGCCATCATCGGAGAAAATGCCGGAACGATCACCTGGTCCACCGGGCAATCTTATTTCGGAGCCACTAACACAGTCCAAATAGACTCCGGAAGCACCCTGCTTTGTACAACGGAAATAGGAGATCTCAACGTTAATTCTTTCACGCTGAAAGGCAATTCCCAATTGATATTTGAATCCAGCAACGCCCTTGGACTGGGACGTGATTTCACGCTGAACTTCGGCACGTTTACGGCGGAGGAACACGGTTCCTGGGTTGCCACGAATCTCCCCAGCTTCTGGACCAATGGGAAAACCGTCACCTTCGTCGGCACACTGGATATGAACAACCTTTCCGGAAGCGGAACTATTGAACTCGCTTCCATTAAATCTTCCCAACTGGGAGGCAATCTCAATTTGGACCTGAGCGGCCTGGACATTACCGGCAACAACCAAATTCAAGCGGATGTAACACAGGTCACGGAAAACGACATCATCAAGGTGTTGATTAACTACGAAACCGTTCCGGAACCCACAACGGCCACGCTGAGCCTCCTGGGACTGGGCGGTCTGCTGTTAAGAAGAAAGAGACAGTAG
- a CDS encoding glycoside hydrolase family 43 protein yields the protein MKSLLALCLFYSAASVSTAETPIKHTSFRPGEIWTDNNGAHINAHGGGILYDKGTYYWYGEHKVEGDAGNYAQVGVHCYSSKDLYNWKDEGIALKVVEGDHSHPIARGCILERPKVVYNKKTGKYVMWFHLELKGKGYGSAYAGVATAAKPTGPFKFLKAGRVNPGKWPLNMDKKDQTMETFKGVPGLTSSALPEGVRSEDMFKKDFEKGQMSRDMTIFVDDDGKAYHIYSSEENSTTHIAELTPDYTGHTGKFVRAFPGRFMEAPAIFKHKGKYYFIASGCTGWAPNAARSAVAKNIAGPWMELKNPCVGPKAGITFGGQSTFILPVQGKPGKFIFMADIWRPQNAIDGRYMWLPIQFDGDQIKLEWKDEWTLKDM from the coding sequence ATGAAATCGCTTTTGGCGCTCTGCCTGTTTTACAGTGCGGCTTCCGTCTCCACCGCAGAAACCCCAATTAAACATACTTCCTTCAGACCCGGAGAAATCTGGACGGACAACAACGGCGCGCACATCAACGCCCACGGCGGCGGCATCCTGTACGACAAGGGAACCTATTACTGGTACGGGGAACACAAGGTGGAGGGGGACGCGGGAAACTATGCCCAGGTGGGGGTTCACTGCTATTCCTCCAAAGACCTCTATAACTGGAAGGACGAAGGAATCGCCCTGAAGGTGGTGGAGGGGGACCATTCCCACCCCATCGCCAGGGGCTGCATCCTGGAACGCCCCAAAGTGGTTTACAACAAAAAGACCGGAAAGTACGTGATGTGGTTCCACCTGGAACTCAAGGGGAAAGGATATGGATCCGCTTACGCGGGGGTGGCAACGGCAGCAAAACCCACAGGGCCATTTAAGTTCCTGAAGGCCGGGCGAGTCAATCCGGGCAAATGGCCCCTGAACATGGATAAAAAGGACCAAACCATGGAGACATTCAAAGGGGTACCCGGCCTGACTTCCAGCGCACTGCCCGAAGGCGTACGTTCCGAGGATATGTTCAAGAAGGATTTTGAAAAAGGACAGATGAGCCGGGACATGACCATTTTTGTGGATGACGACGGCAAGGCCTACCACATTTATTCTTCTGAAGAAAATAGCACAACACACATTGCGGAGCTGACACCGGATTACACGGGGCATACGGGAAAATTCGTCCGGGCATTTCCCGGACGCTTCATGGAAGCTCCCGCCATCTTCAAACATAAAGGCAAATACTATTTCATCGCCTCCGGATGCACGGGCTGGGCTCCCAACGCCGCCCGCAGCGCCGTGGCCAAAAACATCGCCGGCCCATGGATGGAATTGAAAAATCCCTGCGTGGGGCCCAAGGCAGGCATCACGTTCGGCGGCCAGAGCACTTTCATCCTGCCCGTGCAGGGCAAGCCCGGAAAATTCATCTTCATGGCGGACATCTGGCGACCGCAAAATGCCATTGACGGCCGCTATATGTGGCTTCCCATCCAGTTTGACGGAGACCAGATCAAACTGGAATGGAAGGACGAATGGACGCTGAAAGACATGTAG
- the asnS gene encoding asparagine--tRNA ligase, with the protein MNRTLVKHVLDSEEEMPDVLIQGWVRTRRDSKAFSFLEVNDGSSVASLQVVADEGIPGYERIGEMATGSAVSIRGALVAGQGRQRWELRAASLELVGAVPDSYPLQKKGHTPEFLRSIAHLRPRTNLFGAVFRMRSRLAFAIHRFFQERDFSWVSTPIITASDCEGAGEMFRVTTLDVGDATSRDASRDFFGKAAYLTVSGQLEGEAFACALSNIYTFGPTFRAENSNTTRHAAEFWMVEPEMAFCDLYGDMDMAEEFVRFLVGDALANSAEEVEFLTRFVDKGLRERLEHVKETPFVRCSYTEAVDILLKSGKTFDYPVSWGINLQSEHERFLTEEHFKCPVIVYNYPKEIKPFYMRLNEDGKTVTAMDVLVPGIGEIVGGSQREERLDILEENMRSMGMNAEAYRWYADLRRYGTVPHAGFGAGFERLLMFVTGVTNIRDVLPFARTPRNCEF; encoded by the coding sequence ATGAACAGAACATTGGTGAAACATGTCCTGGACAGTGAGGAGGAAATGCCGGACGTACTGATTCAGGGATGGGTGCGTACGCGCCGTGATTCCAAGGCTTTTTCCTTTCTGGAGGTGAATGACGGTTCCTCCGTCGCCTCCCTGCAGGTCGTGGCGGATGAGGGTATCCCCGGCTATGAACGGATTGGAGAAATGGCTACGGGGTCTGCCGTGAGCATCCGCGGCGCTCTGGTTGCCGGGCAGGGAAGGCAGCGATGGGAATTGCGCGCCGCTTCCCTGGAGCTGGTGGGGGCTGTTCCGGATTCCTATCCCTTGCAGAAAAAGGGGCATACGCCGGAGTTTCTGCGTTCCATCGCCCATTTGCGCCCCCGCACCAACCTGTTTGGAGCCGTGTTCCGCATGCGCAGCAGGCTGGCCTTCGCCATCCACCGCTTTTTCCAGGAAAGGGATTTTTCCTGGGTCAGCACTCCCATTATTACCGCCAGTGACTGCGAAGGGGCCGGAGAAATGTTCCGCGTGACGACTTTGGATGTGGGAGACGCTACTTCCCGTGACGCCTCCCGGGATTTCTTCGGCAAGGCGGCCTACCTCACGGTAAGCGGCCAGCTGGAAGGGGAAGCGTTCGCGTGCGCCCTGAGCAACATTTATACCTTTGGCCCCACGTTCCGGGCGGAGAACTCCAATACTACGCGCCATGCGGCGGAATTCTGGATGGTGGAGCCTGAAATGGCATTCTGCGACCTGTATGGAGACATGGACATGGCGGAAGAGTTTGTCCGTTTTCTCGTCGGCGATGCCTTGGCAAACAGCGCGGAAGAAGTGGAATTCCTGACCCGTTTTGTAGACAAGGGGCTGCGGGAACGCCTGGAGCATGTGAAGGAAACGCCGTTTGTGCGCTGTTCCTATACGGAAGCCGTGGATATCCTGCTCAAGAGCGGCAAAACATTTGATTACCCCGTTTCCTGGGGCATCAATCTGCAGAGCGAACATGAACGCTTCCTGACGGAGGAGCATTTTAAATGCCCCGTCATCGTGTACAACTACCCGAAGGAGATTAAACCCTTCTATATGCGCCTGAATGAAGACGGAAAGACCGTTACCGCCATGGATGTGCTGGTGCCCGGCATTGGTGAAATCGTGGGTGGCAGCCAGCGTGAGGAGCGGCTGGATATTCTGGAGGAAAACATGCGCAGCATGGGCATGAATGCGGAAGCGTACCGGTGGTATGCGGATCTGCGCCGCTACGGCACGGTGCCGCACGCCGGATTCGGTGCCGGGTTTGAACGCCTGTTGATGTTCGTGACCGGGGTGACCAACATCCGCGACGTCCTGCCTTTTGCCCGTACCCCGCGGAATTGCGAGTTCTGA
- the trxA gene encoding thioredoxin, giving the protein MANVFSEANFEDEVLKSDIPVLVDFWATWCGPCRMIAPIIDQLSTELAGKIKVGKVDVDANNGLAATYGVRTIPTLLIIKDGEIMDTMVGASSKDAIMQRLRPFM; this is encoded by the coding sequence ATGGCAAACGTATTTTCTGAAGCAAATTTTGAGGATGAAGTTCTGAAGTCCGACATTCCTGTGCTTGTCGATTTCTGGGCTACATGGTGCGGTCCCTGCCGCATGATCGCCCCGATTATTGACCAGCTTTCTACGGAATTGGCCGGTAAGATCAAAGTGGGCAAAGTGGATGTGGACGCCAACAACGGACTGGCCGCCACCTATGGCGTGCGCACTATCCCCACTCTTCTGATTATCAAGGACGGGGAAATCATGGATACGATGGTGGGAGCTTCTTCCAAGGACGCTATCATGCAGCGTTTGCGTCCGTTCATGTAA
- a CDS encoding glycoside hydrolase family 43 protein, with protein sequence MKILTAILSANLACCLFSVAAAETPIKHTSFRPGEIWTDNNGAHINAHGGGILYDKGTYYWYGEHKVEGDAGNYAQVGVHCYSSKDLYNWKDEGIALKVVEGDHSHPIAKGCILERPKVVYNKKTGKYVMWFHLELKGKGYGSAYAGVATAAKPTGPFKFLKAGRVNPGKWPLNMDKKDQTTEFTKEMPDYVRIIRRDYPGGQMSRDMTIFVDDNGKAYHIYSSEGNITLHIAELTPDYTGHTGKYVRAFINRYMEAPAICKHKGKYYLIASGCTGWAPNAARSAVAKNIAGPWMELKNPCVGPKAGITFGGQSTFILPVQGKPGKFIFMADIWRPKNAIDGRYLWLPMKWEGDQIILEWKDEWTLDDL encoded by the coding sequence ATGAAAATATTAACAGCCATCCTTTCCGCTAATCTGGCATGCTGCCTTTTCTCCGTTGCCGCAGCAGAAACCCCAATTAAACACACCTCCTTCAGACCCGGGGAAATCTGGACGGACAACAACGGCGCGCACATCAACGCCCACGGCGGCGGCATCCTGTACGACAAGGGAACCTATTACTGGTACGGGGAACACAAGGTGGAGGGGGACGCGGGAAACTATGCCCAGGTGGGGGTTCACTGCTATTCCTCCAAAGACCTCTATAACTGGAAGGACGAAGGAATCGCCCTGAAGGTGGTGGAGGGGGACCATTCCCACCCCATCGCCAAGGGCTGCATCCTGGAACGCCCCAAAGTGGTTTACAACAAAAAGACCGGAAAGTACGTGATGTGGTTCCACCTGGAACTCAAGGGGAAAGGATATGGATCCGCTTACGCGGGGGTGGCAACGGCAGCAAAACCCACAGGGCCATTCAAGTTCCTGAAAGCCGGGCGAGTCAACCCGGGCAAATGGCCCCTGAACATGGATAAAAAGGATCAGACGACCGAATTCACCAAGGAAATGCCCGACTACGTCCGCATCATCCGCAGGGACTATCCCGGCGGGCAGATGAGCCGGGACATGACCATTTTTGTGGACGACAATGGAAAAGCCTACCACATCTATTCCTCGGAAGGCAATATCACCCTTCACATCGCGGAGCTGACGCCGGATTACACGGGGCATACGGGAAAATATGTCCGGGCGTTCATCAACCGTTACATGGAAGCTCCTGCTATTTGCAAACACAAGGGCAAATACTATCTTATCGCTTCCGGATGCACGGGCTGGGCTCCCAACGCCGCCCGCAGCGCCGTGGCCAAAAACATCGCCGGCCCATGGATGGAATTGAAAAATCCCTGCGTGGGGCCCAAGGCAGGCATCACGTTCGGCGGCCAGAGCACTTTCATCCTGCCTGTACAGGGCAAACCCGGAAAATTCATCTTCATGGCGGACATCTGGCGGCCCAAAAACGCCATTGACGGCCGTTACCTGTGGCTGCCCATGAAATGGGAGGGTGACCAGATTATCCTGGAATGGAAGGATGAATGGACGCTGGATGACCTGTAA
- a CDS encoding prenyltransferase/squalene oxidase repeat-containing protein yields MNKAVLFLAALGASTALCAPVPAEKAEKRDTIPIARVPDVPPPSRETLDASIRKAADFLLKEQNRDGSWGNHTRTKGLNVLCPYPEGPRSFRTASTSLCVIGLLTSPLKEDPAVKASLDKALQYLLTTLPTLKRGDTRTVLGVWGHAYGLSALSRAARNLPADAPLREELKKVASLQVKALDQMADVQGGWGYYTFETFSKRPIGEPTSFLTATVLLAYKDAEQAFGLKAEPRIVKRAVACLEKLRTPAGSYVYSLSHSFYPGRPINRHTGSLARTPAGDLALMRYDPSFISRSQLEDGLERIWSRGGWLSLAVKKPIPHESFAQNAGYFFYYGYYYAARCLEEVTPEHLARHAAHLASDLLPMQEEDGSWWDYPLYNYHKFYGTGYALYAVSRVRESLYPSDAATTS; encoded by the coding sequence ATGAATAAAGCCGTCCTTTTCCTTGCCGCCCTTGGAGCCAGTACGGCGCTCTGCGCTCCTGTTCCGGCGGAAAAAGCGGAAAAAAGGGATACCATTCCCATTGCCAGGGTTCCGGATGTTCCGCCTCCCTCCCGGGAAACGCTGGACGCTTCTATCCGGAAGGCGGCTGACTTTCTGTTGAAAGAACAGAACAGGGACGGTTCCTGGGGAAACCATACGCGCACCAAGGGTCTGAATGTTCTCTGCCCTTATCCGGAAGGCCCCAGATCATTCAGGACAGCCTCCACCTCTTTGTGCGTGATCGGCCTCCTGACCAGCCCCCTGAAAGAAGACCCCGCCGTCAAGGCATCCCTGGACAAGGCGCTGCAGTACCTGCTAACCACGCTGCCCACCCTGAAACGGGGAGACACCCGTACCGTGCTTGGCGTATGGGGCCATGCCTACGGCCTCTCCGCCCTGAGCCGGGCGGCGCGGAACCTTCCTGCGGATGCCCCTTTGCGCGAAGAACTCAAAAAGGTGGCCTCCCTCCAAGTCAAAGCGCTGGACCAGATGGCGGACGTCCAAGGCGGCTGGGGCTATTACACATTTGAAACTTTTTCCAAGCGTCCCATTGGAGAACCCACTTCCTTCCTGACGGCTACAGTCCTTCTTGCCTACAAGGACGCGGAACAGGCCTTTGGCCTCAAAGCGGAACCCCGCATCGTCAAACGCGCCGTCGCCTGCCTGGAAAAACTGAGGACGCCCGCCGGCAGCTACGTCTATTCCCTTTCCCATTCCTTTTATCCCGGCAGGCCCATCAACCGCCACACCGGCAGCCTGGCCCGCACTCCCGCCGGGGATCTGGCTCTGATGCGGTATGACCCGTCCTTTATTTCCAGGAGTCAGCTGGAAGACGGCCTGGAACGCATCTGGAGCCGCGGCGGCTGGCTTTCGCTGGCTGTAAAGAAGCCCATTCCCCATGAAAGCTTTGCCCAGAACGCGGGCTATTTTTTCTATTACGGGTATTATTACGCCGCCCGCTGCCTGGAGGAAGTGACGCCGGAACACCTGGCGCGCCATGCGGCCCATCTGGCAAGCGACCTCCTGCCCATGCAGGAAGAAGACGGGTCCTGGTGGGATTACCCCCTGTACAATTACCACAAATTCTACGGCACCGGATATGCCTTATATGCCGTCTCCCGCGTCAGAGAATCCCTGTATCCCTCTGATGCGGCAACAACTTCATGA
- a CDS encoding LysR substrate-binding domain-containing protein: protein MVEYYFLSMITDFRLKVFETVARRLNFTRAAEELFITQPAVTRHIKELERLLDARLFKREGRGIALTAEGVRLLAHSRRILKEYETLAEEISFGRNSPVSGELSLGASSTMSQYVLPPLLALFNRHYPEIRIWLKSGNTEEIEQAVQDESVQLGIVEGTATRANLHYQPFMEDEIILAGGMQAAVPSEGLSLPQLSHVPLIMREPGSGTRRVVEEALKKHGISVSGLHVLMMLGNTESIKMYLEHSPACSFLSSLAVRGEFKRGSLKKIHLRHLEIRRTFHFVSGHGDHSRINELFIKFCRYYYNKI, encoded by the coding sequence ATGGTTGAATATTATTTCCTCTCCATGATTACGGATTTCCGGCTGAAAGTGTTTGAAACCGTCGCACGGCGCCTGAATTTTACGCGCGCGGCGGAAGAACTGTTCATCACGCAGCCGGCCGTCACCCGGCATATCAAGGAACTGGAACGTCTGCTGGATGCCCGTCTGTTCAAAAGGGAGGGACGAGGGATTGCCCTGACGGCGGAAGGCGTGCGCCTGCTGGCCCATTCCCGCCGCATCCTCAAGGAATACGAAACGCTGGCTGAAGAAATATCCTTTGGCCGCAATTCCCCTGTTTCCGGCGAATTGAGCCTGGGAGCCAGCTCCACCATGTCCCAGTATGTGCTGCCTCCGCTGCTGGCCCTGTTCAACCGCCATTACCCGGAAATACGCATATGGCTGAAAAGCGGCAATACGGAGGAAATAGAACAGGCCGTCCAGGATGAATCCGTGCAGCTTGGCATCGTGGAAGGCACGGCAACGCGCGCGAACCTGCATTACCAGCCATTTATGGAGGACGAAATTATTCTGGCAGGAGGCATGCAGGCCGCCGTGCCCAGTGAAGGGCTTTCCCTCCCGCAACTCTCCCATGTGCCCCTGATCATGCGTGAACCGGGGTCCGGCACGCGTCGGGTGGTGGAGGAAGCGCTGAAAAAACACGGGATCTCCGTTTCCGGCCTCCATGTTCTGATGATGCTGGGCAATACGGAAAGCATCAAAATGTATCTGGAGCATTCTCCGGCGTGCTCTTTTCTCTCCTCCCTTGCTGTCCGGGGAGAATTCAAACGCGGAAGTTTGAAGAAAATACATCTTCGCCACCTGGAAATTCGCCGCACCTTCCACTTCGTCTCAGGACATGGAGACCACAGCAGAATCAATGAACTGTTCATCAAGTTCTGCCGATATTATTATAACAAAATTTAA
- a CDS encoding prenyltransferase/squalene oxidase repeat-containing protein, translating into MFRPLTTIFLATLCLHLPAAQGESVPEEKTDVIPIAKISDISPAKPGQFDRAFRRGVDFLLKTQNKDGSWGDHRVIGTWNILCPYPDGPLTFKTASTALCIAGLNASPLHHEPVVQEAMTRAEDYLIRTMPHLKRGDALCVYNTWAHTYVLDAMSMRAARLAPDSLRYRELKECARSQVKKLNELASAMGGWGYLTYSGFSKRPAAQPTSFLTGTVLISAWMAGKSFGLSLDDKIFTRALKFLKSQRTPAGTYVYSLSHSFYPGRPINRHTGSLARTPACDYAIRLWEPEDISLRQLVDGLDRLWSRRGWLTMALHKPTPHESFAQNSGYFFYYGYYYSGMCLDMLAPNQVKRHASLLADDILTRQGTDGAWWDYPLYNYHKFYGTGYALYALSRAWDKLYGQPEPSPSSISTLSRP; encoded by the coding sequence ATGTTCCGCCCGCTGACGACCATTTTTCTCGCCACCTTGTGCCTGCATCTTCCCGCAGCGCAGGGGGAATCCGTGCCAGAGGAAAAAACGGATGTTATTCCAATCGCCAAAATCTCGGATATTTCCCCCGCAAAACCCGGACAATTTGACAGGGCATTCCGCCGCGGCGTGGATTTCCTGCTGAAAACGCAAAATAAGGACGGCTCCTGGGGCGACCACCGGGTAATCGGCACCTGGAACATCCTCTGCCCCTACCCGGACGGGCCCCTCACCTTCAAAACAGCCAGTACCGCCCTGTGCATTGCAGGGCTCAACGCCAGCCCCCTGCATCATGAACCCGTCGTGCAGGAAGCCATGACCCGTGCTGAAGACTATCTAATCCGTACGATGCCCCATCTGAAACGCGGCGACGCTCTGTGCGTTTACAACACCTGGGCGCATACTTACGTGCTGGATGCCATGAGCATGAGGGCTGCAAGACTGGCCCCGGACAGCCTTCGCTACAGGGAACTGAAGGAATGCGCCCGCTCCCAGGTAAAAAAACTTAATGAACTGGCTTCCGCCATGGGGGGCTGGGGCTACCTCACTTATTCCGGCTTCAGCAAACGCCCTGCGGCCCAGCCCACCTCTTTCCTGACGGGAACCGTCCTTATCTCCGCCTGGATGGCAGGAAAATCATTCGGCCTTTCCCTTGATGATAAAATATTTACCCGCGCGCTGAAATTCCTCAAATCCCAGAGGACGCCTGCGGGAACCTATGTTTATTCCCTTTCCCATTCCTTCTATCCCGGCAGGCCCATCAACCGCCATACCGGCAGCCTGGCCCGGACTCCCGCCTGTGATTACGCCATCAGGCTCTGGGAACCGGAGGACATCTCCCTGCGCCAGCTTGTGGACGGCCTGGACCGCCTGTGGAGCCGCAGGGGATGGCTGACGATGGCCCTGCATAAACCAACTCCCCACGAGAGTTTCGCCCAGAATTCCGGCTATTTTTTCTATTACGGATACTATTATTCAGGAATGTGCCTGGACATGCTGGCGCCAAACCAGGTAAAGCGTCATGCATCCCTGTTGGCGGACGATATTCTCACCCGCCAGGGAACAGACGGGGCCTGGTGGGACTACCCCCTGTATAATTACCACAAATTCTACGGCACCGGATATGCCCTGTACGCTCTTTCCCGCGCCTGGGACAAGCTGTACGGCCAACCGGAACCTTCTCCATCCTCTATTTCCACACTATCCCGGCCATGA